From Candida dubliniensis CD36 chromosome 7, complete sequence, the proteins below share one genomic window:
- a CDS encoding ubiquitin carboxyl hydrolase, putative (Similar to S. pombe UBP10) — protein sequence MSNPFSKRRRIEAGDVINREVLDFDFAKVCSQTLSSINVYCCLVCGKYFEGRSESSPAYNHAISTNHQKYLSFETEKFYLLPEGKEIPSQQDVIDYLNPRYTQRDIELLPRISFDLHTKKYLVGYVGLNNIKNNDYANVVVQVLAHIEPIRNHYLLMADNTNSDSLNGHLALLIRKMWSPHLFKSHIAPHEFMNSVIDTSKKRFTLEKGHPKLFLVWLLNGVDGPYECLRGEIEITTTPVVPHEGSEKVEFVSLDTKTTQSKFWFLSVDVPSQVEEVSLVELMRKYDGESTTQGKQEIRTYKIVEYPKFMVVVLEGGSAVVKFGEEMDLNGKKYELLCSVKKNKKSGGWGVSLRTQTGGWVSIEDLQVKEQSSELLFLDKNYILVWRLSNE from the coding sequence ATGAGCAATCCATTTAGTAAACGCAGACGAATTGAAGCTGGCGATGTGATCAATCGAGAAGTgcttgattttgattttgccAAAGTATGCCTGCAGACACTTTCGTCAATTAatgtttattgttgtttagtGTGTGGCAAGTATTTTGAAGGGCGATCTGAGTCATCACCAGCATATAACCACGCCATAAGCACCAACCATCAAAAGTATTTGAGTTTTGAAACAGAAAAGTTTTATCTTCTTCCTGAAGGTAAGGAGATACCATCACAACAAGATGTCATTGATTACCTCAATCCGAGGTACACACAAAGAGATATTGAACTACTTCCAAGGATCTCGTTTGATTTGCACACCAAAAAATACCTTGTTGGATATGTTGGattgaataatattaaGAACAATGATTATGCCAATGTTGTGGTGCAGGTGCTAGCCCATATCGAACCTATACGGAACCACTATTTGTTGATGGCAGATAACACCAATTCCGATTCTTTGAACGGACATCTTGCTCTTCTTATACGGAAAATGTGGTCGCCACACTTGTTCAAGAGCCATATTGCGCCACACGAGTTTATGAATAGTGTCATTGATACATCGAAGAAGAGGTTTACATTGGAGAAGGGACATCCgaaattgtttttggtttggCTATTGAATGGGGTTGATGGACCATATGAGTGTTTAAGAGGGGAAATAGAGATCACAACCACGCCGGTGGTGCCACATGAGGGTAGTGAGAAGGTTGAGTTTGTTAGTTTGGATACAAAGACTACGCAGCTGAAGTTTTGGTTTCTTTCTGTTGATGTTCCACTGCAGGTTGAGGAGGTGAGTTTAGTGGAGTTGATGAGAAAGTATGATGGGGAGAGTACGACCCAGGGGAAACAGGAGATTAGGACGTATAAGATTGTGGAGTATCCGAAGTTTATGGTTGTTGTGCTTGAGGGGGGATCTGCCGTAGTAAAGTTTGGAGAAGAAATGGATTTAAATGGGAAAAAGTATGAGTTGCTCTGCAGtgtgaagaagaataagaaGAGTGGTGGGTGGGGAGTTTCGTTGAGAACCCAAACTGGTGGGTGGGTGCTGATCGAGGATCTACAGGTGAAAGAGCAAAGTTCggagttgttgtttttaGATAAGAACTATATACTAGTGTGGAGATTAAGTAACGAATAA
- a CDS encoding protein involved in retention of membrane proteins in the ER, putative (Similar to S. cerevisiae RER1;~Similar to S. pombe RER1), with product MAIELPFEIPKDNPIYLNIQKFIITYQKLIDQSVPFTLRRWIGFGILLSLFLLRIFLTQGWYIICYALGIYLLNLFLAFLTPKFDPSLEQELKNESIEEGLDQEDPTTPVEDDDDDEFRPFIRRLPEFKFWYNAIRATIIALILTFFNIFDIPVFWPILLMYFIILFTLTMRRQIQHMIKYKYLPFDLGKTKYRST from the coding sequence ATGGCTATAGAATTACCATTTGAAATTCCTAAAGATAATCCAATATATCttaatattcaaaaatttattattacttatcaaaaattaattgatcaatcAGTTCCATTTACTTTACGTAGATGGATTGGATTTGGAATTTTATtaagtttatttttattaagaatttttttaactCAAGGTTGGTATATAATTTGTTATGCTTTAggaatttatttattaaatttatttttagcATTTTTAACTCCAAAATTTGATCCTTCATTagaacaagaattgaaaaatgaatcaattgaagaaggaCTTGATCAAGAAGATCCAACAACACCAgtagaagatgatgatgatgatgaatttagACCATTTATAAGAAGATTACctgaatttaaattttggTATAATGCAATTAGAGCTACTATAATTGCATTAATATTgacatttttcaatatttttgatatcCCAGTATTTTGGCCAATACTTTTAAtgtattttattatattatttacttTAACAATGAGAAGACAAATACAGCATAtgattaaatataaatatcttCCATTTGATTTGGGTAAAACTAAATACAGAAGTACTTGA
- a CDS encoding CCR4/NOT1 complex homologue conserved subunit, putative (Similar to S. pombe RCD1;~Similar to S. cerevisiae CAF40;~In S. cerevisiae: evolutionarily conserved subunit of the CCR4-NOT complex involved in controlling mRNA initiation, elongation and degradation), giving the protein MFNTQGKLPTRATSINHQHQTSYKSKETIMASASGNPVHSLASNDSSSTSSNNNNNNKALNDEQIYQWISELVTGNNRERALLELGKKREQYDDLALVLWNSFGVITVLLEEIISVYPYLNPPNLSASISNRVCNALALLQCVASNVQTRTLFLNANLPLYLYPFLSTNARQRSFEYLRLTSLGVIGALVKNDTPEVINFLLTTEIVPLCLNIMEISSELSKTVAIFILQKILLDDQGLAYVCTTFERFHTVASVLSKMIDQLSIAVNTSNAQQQQQQSVSSSSSSNSSGRLLKHVVRCYMRLSDNLEARKALANILPEPLRDGTFSTILQDDLATKRCLSQLLSNINEPQ; this is encoded by the coding sequence ATGTTTAATACTCAAGGGAAACTTCCTACACGTGCAACCTCAAttaatcatcaacatcaaacTTCATATAAATCAAAGGAAACTATCATGGCTTCTGCTAGTGGGAATCCTGTACATTCATTAGCCCTGAatgattcttcttctacttcctccaacaacaacaacaacaataaagcattaaatgatgaacaaatttatcaatggATATCAGAATTAGTAACGGGTAACAACAGAGAAAGAGcattattagaattagGTAAAAAAAGAGAACAATATGATGATTTAGCATTAGTTTTATGGAATTCATTTGGGGTTATTACAGTTTTATTAGAAGAAATAATATCAGTATATCCTTATTTAAATCCACCAAATTTAAGTGCATCTATTTCTAATCGAGTTTGTAATGCATTAGCATTATTACAATGTGTTGCATCAAATGTTCAAACCAGaacattatttttaaatgcTAATCTtccattatatttatatccatttttatcaacaaatgcTCGTCAAAGatcatttgaatatttaagATTGACTAGTTTAGGTGTGATTGGTGCATTAGTGAAAAATGATACCCCAGAagttattaattttttattgacTACAGAAATTGTTCCCTTATGTTTAAATATAATGGAAATTTCATCAGAATTATCTAAAACAGTGGCAATTTTCATTCTAcagaaaatattattagatgATCAAGGATTAGCTTATGTGTGTACTACTTTTGAAAGATTTCATACTGTGGCTTCTGTTTTATCTAAAATGATTGATCAACTTAGTATTGCTGTAAATACATCAAATGctcaacaacagcaacaacagtcggtatcttcatcttcttcttcaaataGTTCTGGAAGATTATTGAAACATGTTGTTAGATGTTATATGAGATTATCTGACAATTTAGAAGCTAGAAAGGCTTTAGCTAATATTTTACCTGAACCTTTACGTGATGGAACTTTTTCTACAATTTTACAAGATGATTTAGCCACCAAAAGATGTTTATCTCAACTTTTATCTAATATCAATGAACCTCAATAA
- the NPD1 gene encoding 2-nitropropane dioxygenase, putative, producing MTSRLKLVTKLGIDYPIFLSPMAGVSTIDMAIAVTNNGGLGSIPLSSIDFRKFDSIEKLDNLINQYKQKLVNHRNNRDDDNLVVNLNFFCHEIENEPTQSQINNWKQLYKQTIFNSNNNSNDEDNDNDEDSNDNYNGKLLDEIQFINGNISFKEIENNENYKHQYNQLIKYLQQLKPKIISFHFGIPNEKTIEKLQSHGIMIFITSTSLEETIYLTDNNINIDGIILQGYEAGGHRGNFLIKNNQFDEKLSTYSLFIQSKQYLDRNIISNNQPRQQRPYLIPTGGIMDTKTINYYLSLGADSIQMGTIFLATPESINHKFFNQNIMKNFHYRKPTIMIDSVSGKFARAIKTDFINNLINNSNNYSSEELPSYGYAYYGYKSLKSKIKKDNIGFYLAGQNYYQIEQKNKSTQEIMKMLIKGLEIISR from the coding sequence ATGACATCTCGATTAAAACTTGTAACTAAATTAGGTATTGattatccaatttttttatctCCAATGGCTGGtgtatcaacaattgatatGGCAATTGCTGTTACTAATAATGGTGGATTAGGATCTATtccattatcatcaattgatttccgaaaatttgattctattgaaaaattagataatttaattaatcaatataaacaaaaattagTCAACCACAGAAATAATAgggatgatgataatttggtggttaatttgaattttttttgtcatgaaattgaaaatgaaccAACTCAATCacaaattaataattggaaacaattatataaacaaactatttttaatagtaataataatagcaatgatgaagataatgataatgatgaagattcTAATGACAATTATAATggtaaattattagatgaaattcaatttattaatgggaatatatcatttaaagaaattgaaaataatgaaaattataaacatcaatataatcaattaataaaatatttacaacaattaaaacctaaaattattagtttCCATTTTGGTATACCAAATGAAAAAACTATTGAAAAACTTCAAAGTCATGGAATTATGATATTTATAACTAGTACATCATTAGAAGAAACCATTTATTTAACTgacaataatattaatattgatggGATTATTTTACAAGGTTATGAAGCTGGTGGTCATCGAGGcaattttttaatcaagaataatcaatttgatgaaaaattatcaacttattcattatttattcaacTGAAACAATATTTAGACCGAAATATTATATCTAATAATCAACCACGACAACAAAGACCATATCTTATACCTACTGGAGGTATAATGGATACTAAAactataaattattatttatcattaggAGCtgattcaattcaaatggGGACAATATTTTTAGCTACACctgaatcaattaatcataaatttttcaatcaaaatatcatgaaaaattttcattatcgTAAACCAACAATTATGATTGATTCAGTATCAGGGAAATTTGCTCGAGCAATAAAAACAGATTtcataaataatttaatcaacaatagtaataattataGTAGTGAAGAATTACCATCTTATGGATATGCTTATTATGgttataaatcattaaaatcgaaaattaaaaaagataatattGGATTTTATTTGGCAGgacaaaattattatcaaattgaacaaaaaaataaactgaCTCAAgaaattatgaaaatgTTAATTAAAGGATTAGAGATTATAAGTAGATAG
- a CDS encoding polyamine acetyltransferase, putative (Similar to S. cerevisiae PAA1;~In S. cerevisiae: acetylates polyamines (e.g. putrescine, spermidine, spermine) and also aralkylamines (e.g. tryptamine, phenylethylamine); may be involved in transcription and/or DNA replication via regulation of levels of polyamines bound to chromosomal DNA): MSDFPPNLSIRPLTIQDIDQCVALEIQGFPPSERCSREKFSYRLTVAPELCAGLFVRQYDVKYNAINLPEVAEKLEKQHHPEDDSDELPAHSSVIKETLIGHVIATKIASDRITDASMELPSDDTPGSGHIESSRNIGIHSIVIDPEWRGKNLGALLLHDYIQKLSNQDIGDQIVIINKESLIPFYEKIGFNNLGESECKHGGATWYDMAIDLVATDDL; encoded by the coding sequence ATGTCTGACTTCCCACCCAACCTCTCCATCCGTCCGCTTACCATTCAAGACATCGACCAGTGCGTTGCCTTAGAAATCCAGGGGTTCCCCCCTTCTGAACGCTGCTCCCGCGAAAAGTTCTCCTACCGTTTGACAGTTGCTCCCGAATTATGTGCTGGTTTATTTGTAAGACAATACGACGTCAAATACAATGCTATTAATCTCCCAGAAGTCGCAGAAAAGCTTGAAAAACAACACCACCCTGAAGATGACTCCGACGAGTTACCTGCACATTCTTCCGTCATCAAAGAAACTTTGATCGGACATGTCATTGCTACAAAAATCGCATCTGATCGCATAACCGATGCTTCTATGGAATTACCGTCAGACGACACCCCGGGATCAGGCCATATCGAGAGCTCGAGAAATATAGGTATCCATTCCATAGTAATTGACCCAGAATGGAGAGGCAAAAACTTGGGCGCATTATTGTTACATGATTATATCCAAAAATTGTCAAACCAAGATATAGGCGACCAGAttgtcatcatcaacaaagaaTCTTTAATCCCATTCTATGAAAAAATCGGATTCAACAACCTCGGCGAGAGCGAATGCAAACACGGCGGAGCTACATGGTACGACATGGCTATCGACTTGGTCGCCACCGATGATCTCTAA
- a CDS encoding adaptor protein that links actin to clathrin and endocytosis, putative (Similar to S. cerevisiae SLA2; SpEND4), whose translation MSRAEVDLQTSVKKACNGDEVPPKRKHVRACIVYTWDHKNSRAFWNAVKIQPLQSNEVQLFKALIMIHKVLQEGHPNTLKDGFRNRDFIASLATVFPSHGSAYGRLINQYDKYILQKLDFHRNNPGFNGTFEYEEYISLRAVNDPNEGYEALLQLMDLQDSINDLQKLIFATINQSHSNLCKVSALVPLIAESYGIYKFCISMLRAMYQQLGEDDALSGLVERFVSQHFMLRDFYTDCHAIKFLTSLITIPRLPNSAPNLKITDDGQPISISRPRSVSTTDTNNTPQLLSSQPTSTMAPPPPPPAVDQLVGQQTGYLYQQQQEQERIQQQLELQRQQQIQQQQEQQRLFEQQQRDQEARFIQEQQALQMQQTQQQQQQQQQHVGRVSELEHDLLMFKNQYDNDQQLLQQYDSRVKSLENEMNALNSTATQQIASKDEQIKNLEDQISNWTKKYESLAKLYSQLRQEHLNLLAKFKKIQQKISSAQESIMKKEKLEKDLKAKNVELADLIRERDRARLDLDRLKINKDQEIEKLEIEIRQLTLTQQESGKLQNLNLSNIMNQHEIELNKLKNQLAERELKLTNLGDSEQLQTKLKDTEMELQITNESLDSALAELHQTKKDQDDIINAQIDHILLANVEKFKNLIDIFLENSIKRILDTKHELISSVQAGNLNATPEYLLSIIELCSDTSTDFATIFNSFIAEDRNEDESNFSDIILITSSLTSIINDLTLNAKGLTTKKFFGFSNDNKIEEKILSLISKILDKTIEFFQNLKSENLNKFNDIDDKIDIVIDGNYHLQTLLKDLGQYIDTLTINKIHKQENDNDNLEELVNDEMEQTVETINLASKFLNDLMKNPNNIYGDNLEIHEMLLTCAKSITDAVAQLIKSSIQSQQEIILKGGTTKNDFYKKNSRWTEGLISASKAVAGATNVLIHIADGVLKQSNSHEELIVASNEVAASTAQLVAASRVKANFVSQTQDNLEIASSNVSKACKSLVSKVEGLINKKGQEEEDQNIDLTKLTPYEGKTLEMEQQVKILKLENSILAARKRLAEIRKQEYKTPETVFE comes from the coding sequence ATGAGTCGTGCTGAAGTTGATTTACAAACAAGTGTTAAAAAAGCTTGTAATGGTGATGAAGTACCACCGAAAAGAAAACATGTTAGAGCTTGTATTGTTTATACTTGGGATCATAAAAATTCTCGAGCCTTTTGGAATGCTGTTAAAATTCAACCATTACAAAGTAATGAAgttcaattatttaaagCACTTATTATGATTCATAAAGTTTTACAAGAAGGACATCCAAACACTTTAAAAGATGGATTTAGAAATCGGGATTTTATTGCTTCTTTAGCTACAGTTTTCCCTAGTCATGGAAGTGCTTATGGTagattaattaatcaatatgataaatatattcTTCAAAAATTAGATTTCCATCGTAATAATCCTGGATTTAATGGAACATTTGAATATGAAGAATATATATCATTAAGAGCCGTTAATGATCCTAATGAAGGTTATGAAGCattattacaattaatGGATCTTCAAGATCTGattaatgatttacaaaaacTTATTTTTGCCACAATTAATCAAAGTCATAGTAATTTATGTAAAGTTAGTGCTTTGGTACCATTAATTGCTGAATCTTATggaatttataaattttgtATTTCTATGCTTAGAGCCATGTATCAACAATTAGGAGAAGATGATGCATTGAGTGGATTAGTTGAACGATTTGTTTCTCAACATTTTATGCTTAGAGATTTTTATACTGATTGTCATGccattaaatttttaactAGTTTGATTACTATCCCTAGATTACCTAATAGTGCtccaaatttgaaaatcacTGATGATGGTCAACCAATTTCTATTTCTAGACCTCGTTCTGTTAGTACAACTGATACTAATAATACTCCACAATTGTTGTCTTCACAACCTACATCAACAATGgctcctcctcctcctcctcctgCAGTTGATCAATTAGTAGGTCAACAAACTGGATATTtgtatcaacaacaacaagaacaagaaagaatccaacaacaattggaattacaacgtcaacaacaaattcaacaacaacaagaacaacaaagattatttgaacaacaacaacgagATCAAGAAGCAAGATTTatacaagaacaacaagcTCTTCAAATGCAACAaactcaacaacaacaacaacaacaacaacaacatgtTGGAAGAGTTTCTGAATTGGAacatgatttattaatgtttaaaaatcaatatgataatgatcaacaattattacaacaatATGATTCTCGAGTTAAAAGtttagaaaatgaaatgaatgCTCTTAATTCAACGGCAACTCAACAAATTGCTTCTAAAGAtgaacaaattaaaaatttagaaGATCAAATAAGTAATTGGACGaaaaaatatgaatcaCTTGCTAAATTATATTCTCAATTACGTCAAGAacatttaaatttattagctaaatttaaaaaaattcaacaaaaaattagTAGTGCTCAAGAACTGATtatgaagaaagaaaaattagaaaaagatttaaaagctaaaaatgttgaattaGCTGATTTAATTCGGGAAAGAGATAGAGCAAGATTAGATTTAGATCgattaaaaattaataaagatcaagaaattgaaaaacttgaaattgaaattcgACAATTAACTTTAACTCAACAAGAATCAGGgaaattacaaaatttaaatctttCTAATATTATGAATCAacatgaaattgaattaaataaattgaaaaatcaattagCTGAAAgagaattaaaattaacTAATTTAGGTGATTCAGAACAActtcaaacaaaattaaaagataCAGAAATGGAATTACAAATTACTAATGAATCATTAGATAGTGCTCTTGCAGAATTACATCAAACTAAAAAAGATCAagatgatattattaatgcTCAAATTGATCATATTTTACTTGCTAATGtggaaaaatttaaaaatcttattgatatttttttagaaaatagtattaaaagaatattaGATACTAAACatgaattaatttcttcagtTCAAGCAGGAAATTTAAATGCTACTCcagaatatttattatcaattatagAACTTTGTTCAGATACTAGTACTGATTTTGCTACTATTTTCAATAGTTTTATTGCTGAAGATAgaaatgaagatgaatcaaatttttctgatataattttaattacTTCATCTTTaacatcaattattaatgatttaacaTTAAATGCTAAAGGATTGACAacgaaaaaattttttggttttagtaatgataataaaattgaagaaaaaattttatcattaatttcaaaaattttggataaaacaattgaatttttccaaaatttaaaatcagaaaatttgaataaatttaatgatattgatgataaaataGATATAGTTATTGATGGGAATTATCATTTACAAACTTTACTTAAAGATTTAGGTCAATATATTGATACAttaacaattaataaaattcataaacaagaaaatgataatgataatttagaagaattagttaatgatgaaatgGAACAAACTGTggaaacaattaatttagcttccaaatttttaaatgatttaatgaaaaatcctaataatatatatggTGATAATTTAGAAATTCATGAAATGTTATTAACATGTGCTAAATCAATTACTGATGCTGTAGCacaattaatcaaatcatcaatacaatctcaacaagaaattattttgaaagGTGGTACAAccaaaaatgatttttataaaaaaaatagtcGTTGGACTGAAGGACTTATTAGTGCATCAAAAGCAGTTGCTGGAGCTACTAATGTTTTAATTCATATTGCTGATGGGGTACTTAAACAATCCAATTCTcatgaagaattaattgttgCATCTAATGAAGTTGCTGCTTCAACTGCTCAATTAGTGGCAGCATCAAGAGTGAAAGCTAATTTTGTTTCTCAAACTCAAGATAATTTAGAAATTGCTTCAAGTAATGTTAGTAAAGCTTGTAAATCACTTGTTTCTAAAGTTGAAGGAttaattaacaaaaaaggtcaagaagaagaggaccaaaatattgatttgactAAACTTACTCCATATGAAGGTAAAACTCTTGAAATGGAACAACAAGTGAAAATTCttaaattagaaaattcaattttagcTGCTCGTAAAAGACTTGCTGAAATTAGAAAACAAGAATATAAAACTCCAGAAACtgtttttgaataa
- a CDS encoding sorting assembly machinery (SAM) complex subunit of the mitochondrial outer membrane, putative (In S. cerevisiae: binds precursors of beta-barrel proteins and facilitates their insertion into the outer membrane;~Similar to S. cerevisiae SAM35), with translation MIVPSTIKSLFDSVPLHTYKEESLSAEVHHYPFSPDFTVAVFNVFQCNGHMIPTDPISLATVLVLAHKNGLKLPTESDRGRGGIITTSFWASPTNVLPMLIEDQKIITLDEINNTISAKLDEPTKLIYEMLSTKLYDIWIMCILCEDIPISNIFGIDSLSKLDLMSVVPTWNNFAVRHPNLSGKSLTNFYKASLTELESDLDLLASCNHPIIQHSLAGYVIIIDQLLKSTKLGQIVSQHQSLLASCYSLLNLHTSI, from the coding sequence ATGATCGTTCCATCCACTATCAAATCTCTATTCGATTCAGTACCATTACATACCTACAAAGAGGAAAGTTTACTGGCAGAAGTCCACCATTACCCATTCCTGCCTGACTTTACTGTTGCAGTGTTCAATGTCTTTCAGTGCAACGGGCATATGATCCCCACAGACCCCATTTCCCTCGCAACAGTTTTGGTGCTTGCCCACAAGAATGGACTCAAGTTGCCAACTGAAAGTGATCGGGGTAGAGGGGGCATTATCACCACCTCCTTTTGGGCCTCCCCCACCAATGTCCTTCCAATGCTCATCGAAGATCAAAAAATCATAACCTTGGACGAGATAAACAACACCATTTCCGCCAAGCTCGACGAACCAACCAAACTCATCTACGAAATGCTTTCCACCAAGCTATATGATATCTGGATTATGTGCATATTGTGTGAAGACATACCCATCTCCAATATCTTTGGCATTGACTCCTTATCCAAACTTGACTTGATGTCTGTGGTACCTACATGGAACAACTTTGCAGTCCGTCACCCTAACCTAAGTGGAAAGTCCTTAACCAATTTCTACAAAGCTCTGCTCACCGAATTGGAATCGGATTTAGACTTGCTAGCATCGTGCAACCACCCTATCATCCAGCACAGTCTCGCCGGATATGTCATTATCATTGACCAACTCCTCAAATCTACAAAATTGGGTCAGATTGTCTCCCAACACCAGTCACTCCTTGCTTCCTGTTATTCGTTACTTAATCTCCACACTAGTATATAG
- a CDS encoding mitochondrial 54S ribosomal protein YmL2 (Similar to S. cerevisiae MRP7), with the protein MSFVKGLFSHTRKSIDLTSNPLNSTIQIRTAKKRVSGSRTNNKDSAGRRLGPKKNEGHFVNPGQIIMRQRGSKIHPGDNVKIGIDHTIFAIEPGYVRYYFDPFHPLRKYVGVSLKKNLKLPRPHFEPRLRRFGYIEIIDPIEAKIEESNQSRKEKLAQPELNKLKEAKLISKNEFIESTKKNLIEEFDFNSDPELSSSKKLQDASERLYNIYQLRGNGQSLSEARIQTTFNTIYDLKLQIKRSKINNDDNDDNDDSLSNLINETKEFITKIDSMVGVEPNGKIYKNLTKQEQSNLQQEIISKLITLYQDKALEKNYRIEVEKLINTPGVFEPLQKQELVDKYLPEILPMDYPGSIIEIDTIDSKKLPKNIITQRIFDETTRKVKLIGRPKEAFAST; encoded by the coding sequence ATGTCATTTGTTAAAGGTTTATTTAGTCATACTAGGAAATCAATAGATTTGACATCTAATCCACTTAATTCAACTATTCAAATTCGTACTGCTAAAAAAAGAGTTTCTGGTTCAAGaaccaataataaagatTCAGCCGGTAGAAGATTAGgacccaaaaaaaatgaaggACATTTTGTTAATCCTGGACAAATCATTATGAGACAAAGAGGTAGTAAAATTCATCCTGGTGATAATgtaaaaattggaattgatcATACTATTTTCGCTATTGAACCAGGTTATGTAagatattattttgatcCTTTCCATCCATTAAGAAAATATGTTGGAGtttctttgaaaaaaaatttaaaattaccTCGACCACATTTTGAACCTAGATTAAGAAGATTTGgatatattgaaattattgatccTATTGAAgcaaaaattgaagaatcaaatcaatctagaaaagaaaaattggctCAACcagaattaaataaattaaaagaagcaaaattaatttcaaaaaatgaatttattgaatctactaaaaaaaatttaattgaagaatttgattttaatcTGGATCCggaattatcatcatcaaagaAATTGCAAGATGCAAGTGAAAgattatataatatttatcaGTTACGTGGTAATGGTCAACTGTTATCAGAAGCAAGAATTCAAACTACTTTCAACACTAtttatgatttgaaattacaaattaaaagaagTAAGatcaataatgatgataatgatgataatgatgattctttatcaaatttgattaatgaaACTAAAGAATTTATAACCAAAATAGATTCAATGGTTGGAGTTGAACCTAATGGaaaaatttacaagaatttaactaaacaagaacaatcaaatttacaacaagaaataatttcaaaattaattactCTTTATCAAGATAAAGCccttgaaaaaaattatagAATTGAAGTTGAGAAACTTATTAATACTCCAGGAGTATTTGAACCATTACAAAAACAAGAActtgttgataaatatttaccAGAAATATTACCAATGGATTATCCAggatcaattattgaaattgatactATTGATTCTAAAAAATTACctaaaaatattattactcAACGTATATTTGATGAAACAACTAGAAAAGTTAAACTTATAGGAAGACCAAAAGAAGCTTTTGCTTCAACATAA